Sequence from the Bacillota bacterium genome:
GAACGGGTGATACGGATATTTCCCAACGAAGACTCCGCCCTTAGACTCCTTGGAGCCGTGCTCATGGAAATTGATGAGAGTTGGTCTACAGGCCATCGGTACTTCGACATGACGGAGTACCTGGAGGGGAAGAAGTCCTTGGGTACCACCGGGAAGAATGCCAGCGTCACACAGGCAGCTTAACCTTTCACGTCTACCAGGGCGAATTTACACCACAATCCGGACTTGACCCCATTAACCACCGAAGCTTCCGTATTAATGTCCATCTTCTTGTTGGGTTTCTGATGAATAAACTACATGACCTGTTGACAAAATCTCTCTGAGAAACCCACTTTTATCTTCGTCTTCCTCAATCAACACGGGTTCAATACGGAAATCAACTGCACGGCGAAGCTTAAACAATCTGGCCTGTGCATCCAAATAGTCACCATCCAATTTCTCGACAACTACAGCTATGTCAATATCCGAATCCGGATCCGCGGTTTCTTTGGCATACGATCCATACAAGACAACCTGTTTTACCAACATATGTTTAGTGACCAGTTCAGAGTATCTTTTGGCTAAACCGATAACTGACCCTTTATCCATTGTGCCAACTCCTTTGTCTCAGCAATTAAGGACTCGCACCGTTTTTCCGAAAGCGACCTCAAAATCCTATCTTTGTGCGTGGGATACCGGGCCTCAATGTTAAGCGGGTCAAGGACATCAAGAAAATCCCTCTGTTCTGCACTAAGCCTCTCATAGACCCTGCTCAAGTTCGCCAAACGGGACAGGTTATGAGTATACGGAGGCATGTTATCAAGAACATGGACATA
This genomic interval carries:
- a CDS encoding transposase, with the protein product ERVIRIFPNEDSALRLLGAVLMEIDESWSTGHRYFDMTEYLEGKKSLGTTGKNASVTQAA
- a CDS encoding nucleotidyltransferase domain-containing protein, whose product is MDKGSVIGLAKRYSELVTKHMLVKQVVLYGSYAKETADPDSDIDIAVVVEKLDGDYLDAQARLFKLRRAVDFRIEPVLIEEDEDKSGFLREILSTGHVVYSSETQQEDGH
- a CDS encoding HEPN domain-containing protein is translated as MNGFDRDVVSYWIDIAEYDLETAEAMLITKRFLYVGFMCHQAIEKYLKACYVHVLDNMPPYTHNLSRLANLSRVYERLSAEQRDFLDVLDPLNIEARYPTHKDRILRSLSEKRCESLIAETKELAQWIKGQLSV